NNNNNNNNNNNNNNNNNNNNNNNNNNNNNNNNNNNNNNNNNNNNNNNNNNNNNNNNNNNNNNNNNNNNNNNNNNNNNNNNNNNNNNNNNNNNNNNNNNNNNNNNNNNNNNNNNNNNNNNNNNNNNNNNNNNNNNNNNNNNNNNNNNNNNNNNNNNNNNNNNNNNNNNNNNNNNNNNNNNNNNNNNNNNNNNNNNNNNNNNNNNNNNNNNNNNNNNNNNNNNNNNNNNNNNNNNNNNNNNNNNNNNNNNNNNNNNNNNNNNNNNNNNNNNNNNNNNNNNNNNNNNNNNNNNNNNNNNNNNNNNNNNNNNNNNNNNNNNNNNNNNNNNNNNNNNNNNNNNNNNNNNNNNNNNNNNNNNNNNNNNNTTTAAAATTAGTTTGTGTATTTTCTTAATATCCATTTTTAAAACAATAACATAGAAATAAAAAGATAAAAATCTCAATATCCATTCAAAAATCAAATTGTTTTATTTTATAAATTATATTAAAATTAAGGGATTAAAAAATAAAATAAAATAAAAATAACTATTAAAAATAAATTATATAAAAACTACAATTAATAAAAATTATATTATTAAACTCAATAAAAACAAATTTCTATGAGTATAAATATACAACTTTTTATATTATGTCTAACATATATGAAAGTTCAAACAACACAACTAATATTAGATTATCTTATATAAAATACATAATCTTAAAACATCACCAACATTGTTTGTACAAACAACAAAAATAATATTAAATGTCTTTTTTCAACTATTATTTACATTTGATTTGATTTGCATTCGTTTAAAAATTGTAAAATAAAACCATTGAACATCAAAACTTCACACATTTTAATCGAACAAAGAAAAATAAATATGAATTTAGAATGGTAATTATATTTTATGAGACTAAAAACCGAAAACAATGTGAACCGAACCGATATCCAGATTAAACATAACTAATATCTTTTTATTTAAAAACGAAATTAATAATCTCATCCCGCGCAAGGCGCGGGTTACTACCTAGTGAACTGGTTAATTAACTATCTTCCTGGTTAACACTAAGCGTAACTAGCTAACAACTGACCATATACTATTGCAACTGTCACTGTCGATGCCCACAGCTGGGTACTAGCTTGTTAACACTTATTTATGAATCACAATACGTTATAATACATGCATGCGTGGACGCATTGCGCAAGGGAAAAATTTGTACCCGATTAATAGCAAATAATTAATTTCATGACTTATTGTTATCAGGCTAACTAACATAAGACCCTAAGATGTAAGGTTTTCATTTTCAAACGAACTTTAGAATGCTAAAAACAAACATTAACCGGTTACTAACATGGCTGCCTTGCTAACAATAAGCGTAACTCGCTAACATATCACACTATAGTTTCGTAAATGTAATGTGGACGCCCACAGTTGACTACTAGCATGTTAACACTTATTTATGCATCACAATACCTTAAAATACACGCACCATCAATTTTTTGAATGTGTTCTTCCATGTGTTTTATAATTCAGCAGAAGTCTTGTGTGTAGACTGCAAATTCTCTTTAAAAAAACGTTTACATGTAGGCACTTTAGTTTGCGTTCCATCAGCCATCTCATCATCATCATCAAGCTATATTATCTCCCGCCCTCGTTGGGTTCTATGATTCATGTTTTCTAGAAAGTTGTCTGCGAAGGCCATCTCCAATGAAACTCGGTGAAAAAGGAGCATTCCTTCCTCGGGAAATACGGCATTCATAACTCTCTCCTTTGATATTCCTCAACATGCAGACATTGTGTCATTGCAATAAGGTATCACATTGGGCAACGTGGCTTTAGCCGCCTCACCTAAATAATCGGGGGGCAAATACTAGGTTAATCATTACACATTTTCTCTACTTTTTTTTTTTTTTTTTAATTCTAATCGTTTGGTAACCCATTGTCACCGGTTACGTTCTCGTTTTCTTCCTTACCGGCTCGAGGACACTTTTGTCATTTGACTCACCTTACTTACTTTCCGAAGGCCCACAATTTCTATGCCTTAGGCATTCTCCTAATTTGTTAATTCTTAAAGGATTTTGGCCCAATTCACTCAAAAAAAATATATATATATAATTATCAACTTTTTTAACAAGTAAAAAAGGAGACAGGTTGGGAAAAAAAAAAGAGCGGCTAGATGAAACGGAACTACGGAAGTACCATAAGTTTCTTCAGACAGTTATCTTCTAGATACACAGCCTGTATTCCACACGTGCGATTTACGACATCTAAATGTACTACATTACTTGTCGTCTTGTTACTGTTACATAGTATAAAGCTCTTGATGATTCGTCTTTCAATTATTACTATTAAAAGTATTAATCAAATGTAAGAGATCCACACATTTGTCGTGGCACTAACCTATTTGGAAGCTTGTGGCGATGAGAATAATCGAATCAACCAAACTCTCTCTTTTGTCGTTGAAAGTACAACGAAGATATCTAAACCCCGTACCTATCATAGGAAACATCTCTTCGTTTCACATTCTGATGAAAGCAGATCGTGCCTTCTTGAAGTAGTTTTGATGTGTATACAAAACAGGCTAAACAGCTTGGATTTTAATCCACACCGACTGTATTAGAAAATTTGTCAATCATATTAATTTCTTTCTTTTCGTTAGAAAAAGTTTGTTAATCATATTAAGTTAGCCGGTCGGCCACGCCAGTAAACCGGTCTATTGGCTGATTCTTAGCGTAATTTAGCTAAATTCCATTCATACTTCACCTTTTTCATTTATTCATCCAGAAGAAAAAATATTAAACGTTTATGTTTCTACAAAATATTTCATAACTAATCGCTCTTGGACAGCAGCTAGTAGAACACCTAAAAAGATTATTTATAATTTGATCCTGACATAAGAAATCTAACATTTATTTAAAGTTGTTACATCTCAAACTGGCTAAGTTAGTTCCTGAGCAAATGTGTAACAGCAGAGACATCGTAGTGGTTCCGTTTTATTGGATCCAGGAGTGACGGGTCAGGTGCATCAGGTAACTTGTAGATCACGGTTGCACCAATGCATTTCTTAAACTCAAATATATATAATGTATTAATATCTGTCACGTAACCATTCTTTTTCTATCTTCTGGTTCAACGGTGGTGAAACCTTTCGTCTGAGACTTGGAGAGTCTCAATGCCTTTCACCGCGGAGTCATACTGTTTCCTGGTGGAAGATGATCTCTTCCCTGCTGTCGTTGAAACCACCGCAGAGTTTCTTACTCCACCGCCTGCATAGTGCAGCTCCTCCGACGTTACTCTCCTTGATGATCCTGCTGACTGTGCAAACAGTGACTCCCTTGGCATCTGTGAATTGAAAACAAAGTCAATACCCTTTTATTTTGGTCTTGAGAGAGAGAGAAACAATGAAACAGAGCAAATTTTTTTTTAATACCGTAGGGGCTCTAGTAGCTGCAGAGTTGTCAAGAGCTCCTCCAGAGGTTCTCCTTCTTGATAAATCCATTGTTGGTCTCACTCTCTCTTCCTCCCCTTCAAGAAACAAATCAAAACAAAGCTTAAAAAACTTTTCAAACATTCTATTGGTTAAAGATGTTCTGTTACCCGCACTGGTTCCAGCCGCAGGAGTTACGACGCCACGTGATGGAGGAGCTGTTAGCTGTGACTTTTGGTACTTTAATATGGTCCAGTCAAAGACATAATCCAATTGAAACCCTGCAGTAAAGAAAGTATAATAAGTAAAGTGTGTGATTTGGGAGAAACATGGAGGGCAAAAGATTAAAGAACCTTCGCGGACAAAGAGATCCCTGAATATTCTTTTGAGATAATTGTAGTCTGGTTTATCATCAAACCGGAGGGAGCGGCAGTAATGGAAGTAAGATGCGAGTTCAGATGGGTAGCCACGGCATAGAGACTGGAGGGCAAGATGAGCAACTTGTGTCAAATAGAAGTTAAGGATAACACTTTGTGGTTGAGAGAGTTTACCTCGATTGATGTAGAGACTTTCTTTTCGCTGATTCTCTCATACTTTTGTTTCTTGGTTCCAGCTTTAAGTCCTTGCCATGGAAGACTGTAAAGAAAACGACGAGAAAAAATTCTACTAAGGAATACGAAGAACAAAGTGAAAGAATGAGGCTTGTAGGTAAGATGATAGTACTCACCTTCCTTTAAGGAAGTACATGAGGATGTAACCAAGTGATTCTAAGTCATCCCTTCGGCTTTGTTCTGTATGATATAACAAGAGGTATTAGTATAAGGACAGTGTCTGGAGTAGGCCTGCGAGTTCAAATAGTTCGGATAATTCAGTTCGGTTAGTTAGGTTTTTGGTTAGTTCGGTTCAACATAAATTTTACAGTTCGATATTCGGTTAGTTTGGTTTTTGAAAATCCTACCCAAGTTTTGATTTCGGTTTAGTTTGTTAAAATTTCAGATAAGTTCGATTCAAAATTTGGTTAGTTCGGTTCAGGAACTATACCAAAAAACTGAACCAAGCTAACCAAATTTCAACCCGAAATAACCAAACTTTTTTTTAGACCAAAAAAAGGTTCAGTTATTACAGGTACGTTAATTTAGTTCAAGGTTTTGGTATAGTTCATTAAATTTTTTTAAAAGAAAATCTAAGTAGCCATTGCCAAACCGAACCGAAAACCTTAACTTTTTTAAAAAGCCTATTGAATCGAAATGAACTCTTAGAGCATGTTTAATGTTAAAAGTTAAGAGACGGTTTCTTATATTCCGCTAAAAACGCCACCCTAAGAACCCCAGGTTAATCATGCTCTTAACCGAACTAACCGAAAAAAAATCGTTTCGGTTCGGTTCAAAATCCCAGCACTAGTCTGGAGCAATTACAACACGAAAAAGCTTACCAATTCCCAAGTGAGTATTCATACTAGCGTATCTTGCAGTTCCAGTGAGATTCTTATTTTCTCTACAAAGATAGAAAACAGCAGCAAGAGTTGAGAAGAAGAAGATCCGTTAGACTGATTGATTACAATACAATCATCTCACGCACCTGTAAGGAATGTGCTGATGAGTAGTGTTATCCCTGTACTTCTTAGCAAGACCAAAGTCGATGATGTACACCTTTGGAAACAAAAGGAGTCATTTCGGATTATTAAATAAACTGAGAAGAGAAACATATGATAGAGGTGAAAGGAAACCTGGTTTGCACGTCTTCCTAACCCCATGAGGAAATTGTCTGGCTTGAGGTCTCGGTGAAGGAAAGATTTCGAATGGAAATACTCAACACGGGTTATCTGAATATCAATAACGGAGTCAGTCACTGAACAAGTGTAAGGACAAGAGAGAGAGGGAGATGTACCATTTGATCAGCAAGCATGAGGACGGACTTGAGAGAAAGTTTCCTGCTACAGAAATTGAACAAGTCTTCAAGGCTAGGCCCAAGCAAGTCAATCACCAGCACATTGTACTCGCCTTCAACACCAAACCACTTGACATTCGGAACACCAGCTGCCATATGGGTAAAGGTTCATGAGAGACTAAGGTCATATTTATAAAATAATTAGAAACAGAGAATGAAGAGAATTATTACTTCCTCCCTGTAGAAGTCTGTATAACTTGGATTCATAGAGCAGCTGTGGATGTTTTGTCTTGGCATTTTCCTGCAAACAATTAAAGACAACACGCTGAGTATTTAAACAAAAGGCTACTAGCAGTAACAAACCCGCATACATTGTTCATAAAATGTAAAAGAAGCTTAGTGAAAGATTAGACTTTTGTGCCATATTATCTTCAATGTTGATCTAATTCAAGTAACTCTTAGTAAAATGTTTATAAGCTCTAGCCAATGTTATTTTATTTATATACTAGTAAACAACATACATTGTCTTTATCTTTCAATTAATAACATTCACATGATGCTGACAACAGAAAAAAAGAAACAAATGTAGCAGCGAAGCAAAGAACTCACAAGCTTGATGGCAACTTCTTCATGTGTTTGAATATGAGTACCTATAAAAACCGCAATACAATGTTTGGGATTGAGACAAATATCAAAAAAAAAAACATATTGAATTGAAACAAAGGGTTGAGTAAATGAGGAACCGAGATAGATCTCTCCAAAAGAACCGCTTCCAATTTTGCGTCCGAGCCGAAACTTGTTTCCCACACGAGCCTCCATCGATGCTGAAGCCCTAAACTTTGATTAATAATCTCAACCCCAACGCTGATTCAAATCAGGAAACTTTATTCCCTTTATTAATCCACGAGAATCAGCACCTCAAACCCCAAAATTACTCCCGAAGAGATTCCATTTCTGCTAAATTACGGCTGAAACAGAGAAACCCAATTGTCATCCTCCTTCTCGTGATCGAATGTGGATTGGGGAAAACCAGGAAAAAAGGAAGCTTTGGTTGAATGTTTGTTTGTTTCTCAAACTTTGGTTCTTTCCCTTTGATGTGTTGTACACGGTTCCAAATATCCGGTTTGATTTAACCGGAAACCCGGTTTACAATTCTCCATTAGGCACGGGCAACAATCTCCAACATCATTCACTTATAGTACTTCAATCATAGGAGTAAACATAGGAGTATATCACATCTTTGATTTTTTTTTTTTGAATTTTTATCGTATTTAAATTTACGTATCAATATGATACAGATCGGTTTTCGTAATTTTGTTCGGTTTATTTGGGTATCTGAACGTATACCACGCGTAGAGTGGGAAAAAACGTTTTTGGAAAAAATAATAGTAATTAATTTGGGTTGGCTACGAGAGAGAAATGGGTGACCAAGCGTGAGAGCTACGGGGTCCCGTTGGGTGAGCGGTAAAGGTCGTTTGCCACGTGACTTTTAGTTTGTAATAAAGAGTCCATTACTTTCCTTTCGTATTTTGACTTTACTGGTCTTGAATATTTAATCATTCGTTGTACGATGAGGTGATTTGAATATTTGTACTTTGGTCGGTCGAAATATAAACTCTTCTCGGGGAGCAAATTATCTTATAGCTTTAATATTTTTGAACGTGTAACTGTTGAAGTAGTGAAGTACACGAGAAAATCGTTGATTATAATCAAAAACCTTTTTTGATTCGGCTTTCTATATTTCGTGACTATAATCAAAAACCTTTTCTCATTCGGCCCCCAAACGCCTCTCGATCAAGTTTTCATAATCTTTGGTGTTTGTTTCACATGATTTGATTTTTATTGGTATTAGATCGTTGGATTTGTGCGTTCTTTATCATTTGAAAAAAAAACTAGTGATGGTTCCTATTTAGTAGTTTTTATAATTTGAAAAAGAACTAACCGCTCTTATTTTCAAAGAACAATCTTGGAAAATGTCAAAAAGAAAACAAAATGTCAAGGTAATATATTCTCGGTGGATGTTAAGTATACATAGATTCCGAGTACTTATGGGTAGATGTGGACACTTAGGACATAAAGATAAAATATGTCTACTCCCAGCTGTCCAAAAGAACGTGGAAACACTTTCAGTGAATGAGGTGCTAAATGAAGATCGCGGGGTTAAGCCGAATAAGAAACAATTAGGAAAAGAGGTAATACAAGTTGAAGATTCAAAAGCGAATTTGGTTTTAGTTTCTACTGATCAGATTTCAGAACCCACTAATGGGACAGAGATTGAGCAATTGCAATCACAAAAGGGTGTTCTATCAACGCCAGTAAAGTTGTCCGTCCACTCTATGGTAACAATAGCCAATGGCTCCAACTCTCAATCCACTACACCACCATTCGCAGGTACCCCTCCTTCTCCGGCTGAACCAACTATTATGGAAAAAATTTCATCTCATATTATTGTTTCCGAGACCAATTTGGAATCAAGAGACAATTCATTGGCTTTTATGTACACACCTACACATGACAGCCCTTTTCACAATGACATTGAGCAATTTAGTGTTCATGATGTTGGAGATGGAATGATGAGTGATGTTATGGCAAATCTCAACATGACAAAAGGTGGATTGGATTGGACCAGGGTACGAGGGAAAGGCAAACATGGTCGAGGTCATCCAGGTCATGGGTACCACACTCCCTAGTGCTTGGTCCTTTCTTATCTTGTTTTATTAGCTTATATCCCATAAGTTTCTCTTTTCTAAGTTCTTGTTTAGCTCCATATGAAAAATGTGTCTCATCATACTTTCTAAAACTTTATGGTTTCAAAATCATACCATGTATGTTTTATGTTTTTAATTTCAATGCATTTTTTTCAAAAAAAAACAAAAAACAAAAATATGGAGAGATCATTTTGCATCAAAAATCTCCATTTATTTTGGCATTTTCAAAAATAATATACGGTTTAGATTCATTACCAACAACGTTTAAACCAATCTTATTAGTCAATATTATGATGAGTCTATCTTGGAGTTTTACCGGAAAACAACAGTCCATAAACAACAGTCTTTCTTAGCTACTTTCTATTTCTTCATTAAAAATTGTTTTATTTTATTTTAAAATTTTGTTTTACCTGTTGTGTTGGAGATGTTCTTGTAAACTTCTTTTGATAGTAATATATTTGATTTGCTGGAAAATAATTATTTGAAAAAAAATCATGATATTACAAAAGATGTTACAAAGTAAATAAAAGGTTACATGTTATATTACTGCAAAACTGTAAAATTAAACTACGTACCTAAACTTTTGATGGGTACAAGTTTTACGCTAATTAAAGAATCATCCAAGATCAAGGAAGACAAGAAAAATTGAATGATAACAGATAAAAAAGAAGCTGGAAAATTAATTCTTTGGACTTGGAAGACCCATGCAAAATAACCTAGGAGAGACACGAATCTTTGGACTAGGCCTTGGTGAAGGTATTGGACCAAATAGTCCCATCGTCATGTTAACCACACGAGGAGAAAGGTTAACTTGTTCAAGCGCCCGCGTCTGCAAGTCCACAGGGTAGTCCCGCACACACCCGATCCTAGGCCCATTCCCGGTACTCCACTTGCATGGAAAGCGTTTCTGTTCCCTGAGATCATCAGCCGTCGCATCAGCCGTGATGGCCTTAGTTTCATCTCGACCGTTAGATATCGACGGCTTTGTGCTTCCATCATTGGAGACCATATGATTATCATCGTCAATCGCATTCAACTGAAAACAAAATATAACCATCAATAAATTATGTAGTTAAGCTAATTTTGATGAGATTAATATCTTTTCATTTAAAAAAAAAAAAATTACCTTGACGTTAGTGAGATCCACATGATTTTCTTTTAAGAAATCGATAAACTCTCGAAAATTCTCTTCTGTCGGAAGATAATGACCACTATACGGCCACACAGCTTCTAAAACTCCGTCCTGTGAGACAATTCTACCAGCGGCAATGATGGCAGCGCCGGAGAGAAAACTTGAATGTTGAAACCGTCCTTTTTGTTTCTGGCCAATGTATAATTTCCGTGCCGTGCTCAACACGAAAATCCATTTGGTTCCTTCAACGGTCTCAATAAAGTTCTTGTTTTGTCGGTTGACTAGTCTCCCTCCTTCCACTACAACTTCGTACGCTTGTCTCTCTTTCTGTTAACATAACCCATTCAAACCATAATTAAAATCGAATTTGAATAGTTCATAACCGGAACTAACCGAATTATAGTGAATACATACCGGACCAAGGTAAGTGATGCATTGGCGTTGAAGAAGAGTTCGTGGACATTTGGTGAGATTCACTTCTTTGCCATCTCCGATGTCTAACCTTTAGAACCGTTCATAAAGTTTACCATCGAATCAGATCAACTAATTGTGAAAAAAAAATGAAATAATTGCTGACTAAGTTTGATTTAAATTTACCAGAAGAAGAATGGCTGAGTACTCTCGCTTTCCGACCAAACATCGTAGTATAAGTGTAAATTGTGTCCGTACCTATGACGTGGATCAATCTGTACAAAAATAAAATAAACAAGACATTATTATATATCAAAGTTAAATACTATCCATATAATAAAGTAAATTAAATAAAGCCGAAACTTACGGCTTCTAACCAATGTCGCAATGCTAGTTTCTGGGCTTTATCATCTTTCAGCAATCCTTTCCCTAACTACAAAACAAAGGGGACTACTAAATTATGATATGATAATGTATGATATTTATTTGATTAATTATGGAGTATAAAATAAAAAGGTTCAATTATATGTCGACTTTCGTAGTAAAATTACCTTTGCTGCTTTTGTTCCAGCTCTTGCCCACCTCGACACAGCCGTCTCCGGTTTCTGGTTGGTTCGGTTCGGTTCTGACGCTGCCAATTCCAATTCTTTCCACCTAAACCAAGACACACATATAATTTCATATCACATTATCTGGTTTGTGTAAAGATGAACCTATTTTCTATTATAATATTTGGTAAAAAGCTTTAGTCAAAATGTAAATTTCTCAGTGCAAATGCTTTCAACTTTTAAGCATTTTCTAATAAAATTGGATTGACGATGCATATTTCATAGAATATTATAACTTTGACGTACCATAACTCTTCAACAACAACTGCACAGTCAGCGAGATTTCGACGCGTTCGATAACTCTTGTAAACCTTTTGTAACGTCAAGGCCGCAGCGTCAAGCTCCGTCGACGGCCTAGGAGACCAGAGCGGCTTCGGTGCAGGTACACTTAACGCCGTTAAGTTCCCTATTATTCCCATTTTACCCTTGTTCCTTCGTTTCGGAGGCGAGCCTCTTTCGTCCTCGTCTTCTTCTTCTCTGTTCTCCACCTGTACTAGACTCGTGAACGAGAGACTCCTCTCAAGAACCATGTTATCTGGTTTAGGACCCTTTAAGTTTATACCTTTTCTCGTTTTGACCCCAAAACTCTCATTTTTGTAATTGTGATCGACCAAATCCTTGAAGGATAGGGTCTTTTCAAGAAACATGTTTACTGGGCTATTCAGAACTCTTGGTGTTTTACACTCTTGTGAATCTTTCTTGAAACTGTTGTCCCTTTGTAAGAATCCAAAAGATAAAGCCATTAAAGCTACCTGCAAAATTTAGAAGTAAAGATTCAGACAAGGAGATCAATAAGTGAAAATAGTTTCTGTTGAAACCCATAGATTGAGGAAGATAATTTACACTGTTACGATCTTGAGAAGTTTCGTCGTCGAATGTTGTTAACAGAGAGACCTATTAAACACAAGAAGAACTCTGTTTCTGGTTATGTCTCTTCTTTGCCCATCTGTCGTCTATATATATAACTTTAATTAATATTAATCGATATATAAAAATGATGTAATAATTATATTTTCTTCAGAACAAATTTGGGACTGGACCTTAGGATACGCACTGAAGATTTTTCGAAGTCTTAATTCAAAGGTTTTACGTTTTCCTCATAACTTAAAACGTAATAAATCAAACAACACGAGCTCTTCTTTGATTTTCAATGCAACATAAAATACATACTAGCGTGTGGGACATCTTTGAA
This genomic interval from Brassica oleracea var. oleracea cultivar TO1000 chromosome C2, BOL, whole genome shotgun sequence contains the following:
- the LOC106322008 gene encoding casein kinase I isoform delta-like isoform X1, whose protein sequence is MEARVGNKFRLGRKIGSGSFGEIYLGTHIQTHEEVAIKLENAKTKHPQLLYESKLYRLLQGGTGVPNVKWFGVEGEYNVLVIDLLGPSLEDLFNFCSRKLSLKSVLMLADQMITRVEYFHSKSFLHRDLKPDNFLMGLGRRANQVYIIDFGLAKKYRDNTTHQHIPYRENKNLTGTARYASMNTHLGIEQSRRDDLESLGYILMYFLKGSLPWQGLKAGTKKQKYERISEKKVSTSIESLCRGYPSELASYFHYCRSLRFDDKPDYNYLKRIFRDLFVREGFQLDYVFDWTILKYQKSQLTAPPSRGVVTPAAGTSAGNRTSLTNRMFEKFFKLCFDLFLEGEEERVRPTMDLSRRRTSGGALDNSAATRAPTMPRESLFAQSAGSSRRVTSEELHYAGGGVRNSAVVSTTAGKRSSSTRKQYDSAVKGIETLQVSDERFHHR
- the LOC106322008 gene encoding casein kinase I isoform delta-like isoform X2 — encoded protein: MEARVGNKFRLGRKIGSGSFGEIYLGTHIQTHEEVAIKLENAKTKHPQLLYESKLYRLLQGGTGVPNVKWFGVEGEYNVLVIDLLGPSLEDLFNFCSRKLSLKSVLMLADQMITRVEYFHSKSFLHRDLKPDNFLMGLGRRANQVYIIDFGLAKKYRDNTTHQHIPYRENKNLTGTARYASMNTHLGIEQSRRDDLESLGYILMYFLKGSLPWQGLKAGTKKQKYERISEKKVSTSIESLCRGYPSELASYFHYCRSLRFDDKPDYNYLKRIFRDLFVREGFQLDYVFDWTILKYQKSQLTAPPSRGVVTPAAGTSAGEEERVRPTMDLSRRRTSGGALDNSAATRAPTMPRESLFAQSAGSSRRVTSEELHYAGGGVRNSAVVSTTAGKRSSSTRKQYDSAVKGIETLQVSDERFHHR
- the LOC106325885 gene encoding uncharacterized protein LOC106325885 is translated as MALSFGFLQRDNSFKKDSQECKTPRVLNSPVNMFLEKTLSFKDLVDHNYKNESFGVKTRKGINLKGPKPDNMVLERSLSFTSLVQVENREEEDEDERGSPPKRRNKGKMGIIGNLTALSVPAPKPLWSPRPSTELDAAALTLQKVYKSYRTRRNLADCAVVVEELWWKELELAASEPNRTNQKPETAVSRWARAGTKAAKLGKGLLKDDKAQKLALRHWLEAIDPRHRYGHNLHLYYDVWSESESTQPFFFWLDIGDGKEVNLTKCPRTLLQRQCITYLGPKERQAYEVVVEGGRLVNRQNKNFIETVEGTKWIFVLSTARKLYIGQKQKGRFQHSSFLSGAAIIAAGRIVSQDGVLEAVWPYSGHYLPTEENFREFIDFLKENHVDLTNVKLNAIDDDNHMVSNDGSTKPSISNGRDETKAITADATADDLREQKRFPCKWSTGNGPRIGCVRDYPVDLQTRALEQVNLSPRVVNMTMGLFGPIPSPRPSPKIRVSPRLFCMGLPSPKN